The genomic region ACCGTGGACGGCGACGAGGCCACGGCGACCTGGTACCTACAGGACCGGGTGATCGCCCCGGACTTCAACTTCATGCTGATCGGTGCGGGCTTCTACCACGACCGTTATCGGCGCACACCCGAAGGCTGGAAGATCAGCGAGACCGGATACGACCGCACCTACGACGCGTCGATGTCGACCGAGAACCTCAACTTCAAGGTCAAACCCGGTCGCGCGCTGAATATCTGAGCTACTGGGCGATCGCGATCACTGCGCCGGGCCGCAGCCAACGCATGATCTCGACCAGTTTGGCATCGTCGATGGCCACACATCCCGCCGTCGGCCCGCCGTCGGTGGCGTGCAGGAAGAACGCGCCGCCGTTGCCGGGGACCCGGGCCTTGTTCACGCCCATCACCACGGCGTGCACATACTGCGGGATCTGGAGGTTCTCGGTGCCGCTGGCGGGGTCGGTGTCGAACGGGCACTGCGACTTCTCGCAGACCTGCATGGTGTTGTAGGTCGGGCTCTTCATGTCGCCGTCCCACCAATGGTTCGGTCCGACCTGCACATACGGCAGGCCGCCGC from Mycobacterium sp. IDR2000157661 harbors:
- a CDS encoding nuclear transport factor 2 family protein, with product MGDIDDIKQVKYRYLRALDTKHWDEFADTLTEDVVGKYGESIGEEHHFKSRDELVTFMRNSLGPEVLTEHRVTHPEITVDGDEATATWYLQDRVIAPDFNFMLIGAGFYHDRYRRTPEGWKISETGYDRTYDASMSTENLNFKVKPGRALNI
- a CDS encoding L,D-transpeptidase family protein, which gives rise to MRRLLTLLCVAVLSLAAAPVSRAQGAPWFASSVGAATQVISVVGVGGSKAKVDVYQRTAAGWQPVAAGIDAWIGANGMAPQTHDGQMKTPVGVYSLDFAFGTAPNPGGGLPYVQVGPNHWWDGDMKSPTYNTMQVCEKSQCPFDTDPASGTENLQIPQYVHAVVMGVNKARVPGNGGAFFLHATDGGPTAGCVAIDDAKLVEIMRWLRPGAVIAIAQ